GCTGGCTGCACGACCTAAAGGTATCCGTCGTGCGGCGCGGCACTCATCGCGGCGCCGGGCGGGCGCGCTCGCCGCCTGCCCGCGCACCGTGCCCCCGCCGTGTCAGGGTGGTGACATCGCCCGACGGAGGGAGAGCTTCACAGCCATGGCAGGCAGCACGCACACGGTGACCAACCAGCCACCGCCCCTGGTCGGGTACGACGTCTACACCGCCGACCGGGCCCTGTCCGAGGCCGTCGGACGCCATGTCGCACCCGAGCTGCAGGACGAGGTCGGCAAGGAGCTGGCCGCCTTCGGGCGGACCTGCGGCTCGGCGCAGGTGCAGGAGTGGGGCGTACTGGCGAACGAGAACCCGCCGCGCCTGCGCACCCACGACCGCTACGGCCACCGGATCGACGAGGTCGACTTCCATCCGTCCTGGCACCGCCTGCTCGGCAAGGGCGTCTCCGCGGGGCTGACCGCGGCCTGGGCACGGCCGGCCGGGCATGTGCGGCGGGCGGCGGCGTTCCTGCTGTGGACGCAGGTCGAGGCGGGCAACGGCTGCCCGCTGTCCATGACCCACGCGGCGGTCCCCGCCCTGCGCACCGACCCCGGCCTGGCCGCCGAGTGGGAGCCGCGGCTGACGTCGATGATCTACGACCGTGAGCTGCGCCCTGCGGAGCGGAAGGCCGGTGCCCTGTTCGGGATGGGCATGACGGAGAAGCAGGGCGGCAGCGACGTACGCGCCAACACGACGACGGCCACCCCGCTGGCCGAGTCCGGGACGTACTCCCTGAGCGGGCACAAGTGGTTCTGCTCGGCGCCCATGTCGGACGGGTTCCTGGTGCTGGCCCAGGCGCCGGACGGGCTGACGTGCTTCCTCGTGCCGCGGGTGCTGGCGGACGGCGGCCGCAACGTGTTCCGGATCCAGCGGCTGAAGGACAAGCTGGGCAACCGGTCGAACGCGTCGGGCGAGGTCGAGTTCGACGGGACGTGGGCGCGCCGCGTCGGTGAGGAGGGGCGCGGGGTGCGCACCATCATCGAGATGGTCGCGGCGACCCGGCTCGACTGCGTGCTCGGCTCGGCGGGGCTGATGCGGCAGGCCGTCGCGCAGGCGGTCCATCACTGCGAGAACCGCGAGGCGTTCGGCGGCCGGCTCGTCGACAAGCCGCTCATGCGCAACGTCCTGGCGGACCTGGCGATCGAGTCCGAGGCGGCGACCACCCTCGCGCTGCGGCTCGCGGCGGCCTACGACACCGGCGGCGAGCAGGAGAAGGCGCTGCTGCGGATCGCGGTGCCGGCCGCCAAGTACTGGGTGACCAAGCGGTGCGCGCCGGTGACGGTCGAGGCCGCCGAGTGCCTGGGCGGCAACGGTTACGTCGAGGAGTCCGGGATGCCCCGGCTGGTGCGCGAGTCGCCGCTGAACTCGATCTGGGAGGGCGCGGGCAACGTCCAGGCGCTGGACGTGCTGCGGGCGTTGCAGCGGGAGCCCGCGGCGTTCGACGCGTACCTGCGGGAGGTGGGGCAGGCACGCGGCGCCGATCACCGTCTGGACGGCGCGATCAAGGCCCTGTTGACGGACCTGGCCGACCTGGACGGCATCGAGGCACGGGCCCGGCGCCTGACCGAACGCCTCGCCCTGGTCCTCCAGGGCTCCCTCCTGGTCAGATTCGCGCCACCGGAGGTCGCGGACGCCTTCTGCGCATCGAGGTTGGGCAGCGACGGCGGCAGTGCTTTCGGAACCCTCCCGCACACTCTGAACCAGACCGCGATCGTGGACCGCTCAAGGCCGCAGACCTGACCGCGGGGGGGGAAGGCCGCAGGCCTGTCCCTCAGGGGCGCGGGGAACTGCGCGACCAGCCACAGAGCACCCGCACATGCCGACGTACCTGAACCGGTGTCCTTGGAACCGCGCCCGGCCAAACCGCCGGAGGTGGGTGGCAAGGGGTGGTGCTGCGCCGACACGGCACCACCCCCGCCATGGCCCGTTCGAGGCCGCGAACGCCGCTCGGGACGGCGTCGCTCAAGTCTCAATCAGGCCAGGGCGGTCCACCAGGGTTGCAAGGGGTTGCAACTTGTTGGCGACTGTGTGCGGACTGTGTCCCTCCGCGAGCGGCGGGGCGGCACTATGAGACACACAGTCAGATGAGAACCGTTCTCCCGGGAGGACCCTTGGACGCGGCACGGGCGGCGCGGCTGCTGAGCGAGGTCCGCGCCGCCACCCTCGCAGGCCAGCGCTCACCCGTCGCACCGCGGCCGGTGATCGAGCAGTCCTGGGAACGCATGCTGCGCGGCGGGGTCGATCCGGACCACGACTTCCGGTCGGGTCTGCTGTCCCGCGAGGAGGTGCAGCGGCGCCGGGAGTCCACCGCGCTCAGACATGTGCTGCCGGTGCTGCGCGAGGGTCTGCTTTCGGTCGCCGACGTCGCGCACCACATCATGGTCGTCGCCGACGGCGAGGGCCGGGTGCTGTGGCGGGAGGGCAACTCCTCGGTGCTGCGCAAGGCGGACGGCCTCGGCTTCGAACTCGGCGCCGACTGGCGGGAGGACGTCGTCGGCACGAACGGCATCGGCACCCCGGTCGTGGTGCGCCGGCCCGTACAGGTCTTCGCCTCCGAGCACTTCCACCGCTCGCAGACCTCCTGGACCTGCACGGGCGCCCCCATCACCGATCCGCGCGACGGCCGGCTGCTCGGCGTCGTCGATGTCAGCGGCCCGCTGGAGACCATGCATCCGGCCACGCTCGCCTGGGTCGACTCGGTGGCCAAGCTCGCCGAGGCCCGGCTGCGGGAACTGCACCTGACGGGGCTGGAGCGGCTGCGGGCGGTTGCGGCGCCGGTGCTGGCGCGGCTGACCGGGCGGGCGCTGGTGGTGGACCGGGACGGCTGGACGGCCGCGGTGACCGGGATGCCGTACACGAGCCGGATCGTGCTGCCCAAGTCGTTGTCGCCGGGCCGGCGGTGGCTGATGCCGCTCGGCCTGTGCGCGGTGGAGCCGCTGGCGGGGGGCTGGCTGCTGCGGCCGGCCGACGAGCCGGTGCCGGCCGGGGCGACACGGATCGCGCTGGATCTGACGCAGCCGCGCCGCTCGTCGGTGACGGTGTCCGGAGGCGCGGGCACCTGGAGCCACGAACTGAGTCCCCGGCACGCCGAATTGCTGTACCTGCTGGCCCTGCACCAGGGGGGTCGCAGC
The DNA window shown above is from Streptomyces chartreusis and carries:
- a CDS encoding acyl-CoA dehydrogenase family protein — translated: MAGSTHTVTNQPPPLVGYDVYTADRALSEAVGRHVAPELQDEVGKELAAFGRTCGSAQVQEWGVLANENPPRLRTHDRYGHRIDEVDFHPSWHRLLGKGVSAGLTAAWARPAGHVRRAAAFLLWTQVEAGNGCPLSMTHAAVPALRTDPGLAAEWEPRLTSMIYDRELRPAERKAGALFGMGMTEKQGGSDVRANTTTATPLAESGTYSLSGHKWFCSAPMSDGFLVLAQAPDGLTCFLVPRVLADGGRNVFRIQRLKDKLGNRSNASGEVEFDGTWARRVGEEGRGVRTIIEMVAATRLDCVLGSAGLMRQAVAQAVHHCENREAFGGRLVDKPLMRNVLADLAIESEAATTLALRLAAAYDTGGEQEKALLRIAVPAAKYWVTKRCAPVTVEAAECLGGNGYVEESGMPRLVRESPLNSIWEGAGNVQALDVLRALQREPAAFDAYLREVGQARGADHRLDGAIKALLTDLADLDGIEARARRLTERLALVLQGSLLVRFAPPEVADAFCASRLGSDGGSAFGTLPHTLNQTAIVDRSRPQT
- a CDS encoding GAF domain-containing protein, which translates into the protein MRTVLPGGPLDAARAARLLSEVRAATLAGQRSPVAPRPVIEQSWERMLRGGVDPDHDFRSGLLSREEVQRRRESTALRHVLPVLREGLLSVADVAHHIMVVADGEGRVLWREGNSSVLRKADGLGFELGADWREDVVGTNGIGTPVVVRRPVQVFASEHFHRSQTSWTCTGAPITDPRDGRLLGVVDVSGPLETMHPATLAWVDSVAKLAEARLRELHLTGLERLRAVAAPVLARLTGRALVVDRDGWTAAVTGMPYTSRIVLPKSLSPGRRWLMPLGLCAVEPLAGGWLLRPADEPVPAGATRIALDLTQPRRSSVTVSGGAGTWSHELSPRHAELLYLLALHQGGRSAAGLAEDMFGDPGRTVTVRAELSRVRRYLGGLLEHRPYRFREDAEVEVLLPEDPRELLPHSTAPAVVRGRFSAEMP